The following proteins are co-located in the Shouchella hunanensis genome:
- the purH gene encoding bifunctional phosphoribosylaminoimidazolecarboxamide formyltransferase/IMP cyclohydrolase: MKKRALVSVSNKDGLIPFVNGLVEKDIEILSTGGTKRSLEEAGIPVKNVSDVTAFPEILDGRVKTLHPSIHGGLLARRDKTEHMEQIDELAITPIDYVIVNLYPFAETIAKPDASFDDAIENIDIGGPSMLRSAAKNHADVTVIVDPADYEAVLASLEESDEQQRSFRKKLAAKVFRHTAAYDALIASYLTGAVGERHPESFTVTYTHKQALRYGENPHQKAAFYEKSTGSASSIAKAKQLHGKELSYNNINDANAALEVIKEFTEPAAVAIKHMNPCGVATGESIATAFNRAYEADSKSIFGGIVALNREVDKETAQTMSEIFLEVILAPQFSPEAKAILTKKKNIRLLEVAVDKGETEDKLTSIHGGLLLQEEDTLGLDDAELHVVTKREPTEEEWTALSLGWKVVKHVKSNAIVLANGEMTVGVGAGQMNRVGSAAIAIEQAGERAKGAVLASDAFFPYGDTVETAAKAGITAIIQPGGSVRDDESIQKADEYGIAMVFTGLRHFKH; the protein is encoded by the coding sequence ATGAAAAAACGTGCACTCGTAAGCGTATCAAATAAAGATGGACTGATACCATTTGTTAATGGGCTAGTAGAAAAGGATATCGAGATTCTTTCAACGGGTGGAACAAAGCGCTCGTTAGAAGAAGCAGGAATTCCAGTAAAGAATGTATCGGACGTCACAGCTTTCCCAGAAATTTTAGATGGGCGAGTGAAAACGTTACACCCTTCCATCCATGGCGGATTACTTGCTAGACGTGATAAAACCGAACATATGGAACAAATTGACGAATTAGCGATTACACCGATAGATTACGTAATTGTCAATCTTTACCCATTTGCCGAAACGATTGCAAAGCCAGATGCTTCTTTTGACGATGCAATTGAAAACATCGATATTGGTGGGCCAAGTATGCTACGTTCTGCAGCGAAAAATCATGCGGATGTGACAGTTATTGTGGATCCAGCTGATTACGAGGCCGTTCTTGCTAGCTTAGAAGAAAGCGATGAGCAACAACGTTCTTTTCGTAAAAAGCTAGCTGCTAAAGTATTTCGCCATACCGCTGCTTACGATGCTCTAATTGCTTCTTATTTAACAGGAGCGGTGGGCGAGCGTCATCCAGAATCGTTTACTGTTACATACACTCATAAGCAAGCCTTACGTTATGGTGAAAATCCCCATCAAAAAGCGGCATTTTACGAGAAAAGCACTGGATCAGCCTCTTCTATTGCAAAAGCGAAACAGCTACATGGAAAAGAGCTTTCTTACAATAATATTAATGATGCAAACGCGGCACTTGAAGTCATAAAAGAATTTACAGAACCAGCTGCTGTTGCCATTAAGCATATGAATCCATGTGGTGTAGCAACTGGCGAGTCAATTGCTACCGCCTTTAATCGCGCTTATGAAGCAGATTCAAAATCAATATTTGGTGGCATTGTAGCCCTTAACCGTGAAGTGGATAAAGAAACAGCACAGACAATGAGTGAGATTTTCTTAGAGGTCATTCTTGCTCCACAATTTAGCCCAGAAGCGAAAGCGATTTTGACGAAGAAAAAAAACATTCGCTTACTAGAAGTAGCAGTAGATAAAGGCGAAACAGAAGATAAGCTGACGTCCATTCACGGTGGCTTATTGTTACAAGAAGAAGATACGCTAGGGTTGGATGATGCGGAACTTCATGTTGTGACAAAGCGCGAGCCGACTGAAGAAGAGTGGACAGCGTTATCTTTAGGATGGAAAGTCGTCAAGCATGTCAAATCAAATGCCATCGTTTTAGCTAATGGTGAGATGACAGTCGGTGTTGGTGCTGGACAAATGAATCGTGTTGGTTCTGCAGCAATAGCCATTGAACAGGCAGGCGAGCGAGCAAAAGGGGCGGTGCTTGCATCTGATGCGTTTTTCCCTTACGGTGATACAGTAGAAACAGCAGCGAAAGCAGGCATAACAGCGATTATTCAACCTGGAGGATCTGTTCGAGATGATGAATCGATCCAAAAGGCAGATGAATATGGCATTGCGATGGTGTTTACTGGATTACGTCATTTTAAACATTAA
- the purD gene encoding phosphoribosylamine--glycine ligase, producing MNVLIIGNGGREHAIAWSAANSTLVETVYIAPGNDGMADLGVCLGLESTDHDALVQFAIQSDIGLVIVGPEIPLLEGLVDRFELEEIPVFGPRKEAAILEGSKSFAKELMHQYSIPTAVSKTFTEFEAAASYVRAEGAPIVIKADGLAAGKGVTVALTEEEAIGALHHILVDHGFGEAGAKVVIEEYLEGEELSLMAFVKGTTVIPLVPAQDHKRAYDGDKGPNTGGMGAYSPVPQFSDHDVEEAVRKILQPTADAMVEEGRSFTGVLYAGLMMTAHGPKVIEFNARFGDPETQVVLPRLESDLIDVMLRVLNEQPVQLKWKKEAVVGVVHASVGYPQGYAKGVVIEGIEEAAKAGLVFHAGTKQSSTNWKTNGGRVLLVAGTGETIEKAQQHAYQVSEYVTSEGLFYRKDIAHKALQSI from the coding sequence ATGAATGTATTAATCATTGGAAACGGTGGAAGAGAGCATGCGATTGCTTGGAGTGCAGCAAACAGCACGCTTGTTGAAACGGTCTATATAGCGCCAGGTAATGATGGCATGGCTGACCTTGGGGTTTGCCTTGGGCTTGAATCAACCGATCACGATGCACTTGTGCAGTTTGCCATACAAAGTGACATTGGCTTAGTTATTGTCGGACCAGAGATTCCTTTATTAGAAGGGTTAGTCGACCGATTTGAGCTTGAAGAGATACCTGTATTTGGTCCAAGGAAAGAGGCGGCCATACTTGAAGGATCTAAGTCGTTTGCAAAAGAATTAATGCATCAGTACAGTATACCCACAGCAGTATCAAAAACGTTTACTGAGTTTGAAGCCGCAGCAAGTTATGTAAGGGCAGAGGGAGCACCAATTGTTATAAAAGCAGATGGTCTTGCGGCAGGAAAAGGCGTAACTGTTGCATTAACTGAAGAAGAAGCCATTGGTGCACTTCATCATATTCTAGTCGATCATGGGTTTGGCGAAGCTGGTGCCAAAGTCGTCATTGAAGAATACCTTGAAGGGGAAGAACTATCATTAATGGCATTCGTTAAGGGGACAACTGTCATTCCACTGGTTCCGGCGCAAGATCATAAGCGAGCATATGATGGAGATAAAGGTCCAAACACAGGTGGCATGGGCGCATACTCACCCGTACCTCAGTTTTCAGACCATGACGTTGAAGAGGCTGTAAGAAAAATTCTACAACCAACAGCCGATGCGATGGTGGAGGAGGGGCGCTCTTTTACTGGCGTTCTTTATGCAGGCTTAATGATGACTGCTCATGGCCCAAAAGTCATCGAATTTAATGCGCGCTTTGGTGACCCAGAAACACAAGTAGTCTTGCCACGTTTAGAATCGGACTTAATTGACGTGATGCTACGTGTTCTAAACGAACAACCGGTTCAGTTAAAATGGAAAAAAGAAGCGGTGGTGGGTGTTGTTCATGCAAGTGTAGGATATCCACAGGGCTATGCAAAAGGTGTTGTCATAGAAGGAATAGAAGAAGCAGCTAAGGCAGGGCTTGTTTTCCATGCTGGTACAAAACAGTCTTCGACAAATTGGAAAACAAACGGTGGTAGAGTCCTACTCGTCGCTGGTACAGGAGAAACCATTGAAAAGGCGCAGCAACACGCGTACCAAGTAAGCGAATATGTTACGAGTGAAGGCTTATTTTACCGTAAAGATATCGCGCATAAAGCGTTACAGTCTATTTAA
- a CDS encoding spore germination protein produces the protein MDIQTTIATLSKSADFVVDKTHSNQSLRYYYLSSLMRDKHSFHKVIEYIKTNKHVPIEELGAHLPIERVESVHTGEEFSTQIMRGALLIGNPDKLNSFIALPLKKHDGREVTITENEYTVAGPKEGLIEDLDVNLNLIRKRIAVPELIVDEMTVGRLSKSRLAMIYIEDVADNQLVQTVKQRLADMDYDEFVDITQVSQLITDNPNSPFAQLLETERPDRVASSITEGKVVLVLDGSPLALIGPTNLIEFFSSPDDYYDQWPVGMFIRLLRICAVIFSVIATSFYIAITTFHHELIPDDLLITMVATRIEVPYPPIVEVLILELTIELLREAGARLPERIGQTIGIVGGIVIGTAIVEASLASSVLLIIVALTALASFTTPIYQMGNTIRLLRFPFILLAQLYGFIGISICLLLCIYHLLTLKSFGHPYLTPVYPLRIKDFKDSFFRLPIWFQGKRPETLRTKKQDRFTRHKKVKAKQDIEEL, from the coding sequence ATGGATATACAGACAACGATTGCGACTCTGTCGAAGTCAGCGGACTTTGTCGTTGACAAGACGCACTCTAATCAGTCATTGCGTTATTATTACCTCTCTTCTCTTATGAGAGACAAGCACTCCTTTCACAAAGTGATTGAATACATAAAGACGAATAAACATGTTCCCATTGAAGAACTAGGAGCTCATTTACCAATTGAACGAGTAGAATCTGTGCATACAGGTGAAGAGTTTAGCACGCAAATTATGCGCGGGGCTCTATTAATTGGAAATCCAGACAAGCTCAATTCCTTTATCGCCCTACCATTAAAAAAGCATGATGGTCGTGAAGTAACGATTACCGAAAATGAGTACACCGTAGCCGGTCCAAAAGAAGGCCTTATTGAAGATCTTGATGTGAATTTAAACTTAATTCGGAAACGAATTGCGGTTCCTGAATTAATTGTAGATGAAATGACGGTAGGTAGGTTAAGCAAGAGTAGGTTGGCGATGATTTATATAGAAGATGTTGCTGATAATCAACTTGTTCAAACGGTAAAGCAGCGACTTGCAGACATGGATTACGATGAATTCGTTGACATTACACAAGTAAGCCAGCTTATAACGGATAATCCCAATTCTCCCTTTGCCCAATTATTAGAAACAGAACGACCTGATCGGGTTGCTTCAAGTATTACAGAAGGAAAAGTCGTTCTAGTTCTGGACGGCTCGCCTCTTGCTTTAATTGGTCCAACCAATTTAATTGAATTCTTTTCTTCACCGGATGATTACTATGATCAATGGCCAGTAGGAATGTTTATTCGTTTATTAAGAATTTGTGCGGTTATTTTTTCAGTCATTGCCACTTCTTTCTATATTGCAATTACAACATTTCACCATGAACTCATACCAGATGACTTGCTAATTACAATGGTGGCGACAAGGATAGAAGTTCCGTATCCACCGATTGTTGAAGTGCTTATTTTAGAGCTGACGATTGAATTGTTACGGGAAGCAGGAGCAAGACTCCCTGAAAGAATCGGTCAAACAATCGGAATCGTTGGGGGTATCGTAATCGGTACTGCCATTGTTGAAGCATCGCTTGCCAGTAGTGTTCTTTTAATTATCGTGGCGTTAACGGCCCTTGCATCCTTTACCACACCGATTTATCAAATGGGAAATACCATTCGACTCCTACGTTTTCCGTTTATCTTGCTTGCGCAGCTCTATGGGTTTATCGGCATTTCCATTTGTCTATTGCTTTGTATCTATCATTTACTAACCTTGAAATCTTTTGGCCACCCTTATTTAACACCTGTGTACCCATTACGTATTAAGGACTTTAAAGACTCTTTTTTTCGATTGCCTATTTGGTTTCAGGGAAAGCGACCTGAGACATTACGGACAAAGAAGCAAGATCGATTTACACGCCATAAAAAAGTAAAAGCGAAGCAAGATATTGAAGAATTATAA
- a CDS encoding GerAB/ArcD/ProY family transporter, whose translation MNIKNHQVSSFFALFLVFFMQIGVGIFTFQKSIAGIVGNDGWIAIMFSAASVLVVIRLIYYIMDDGMTIADIHTRFFGKYVGKIVDVFFILYFCLFASTIVVIYVDMVIIWVFPDMYHGILIFIMLALALLFTRSGFRTIMGLSVLTIFMTVPLLLYSNYPQGLLQVHNLTPVWNHSIRDVMSASREMTFQFLGFEVLLVAFPFIKNAKHSAKWAQLGVILSMCVYLFTYILVYLVFTENHLVNIIWPTLSVWRMEYLGISIWLLILLPNICMYLWAASYLGKRTIGWKQKHWLLVLVILVFTSALLGRRFFSLTEVQHVINELGFYTLYFYIPFLAVLTFIFKKRMRRHAKKKHT comes from the coding sequence ATGAATATAAAGAACCATCAAGTCTCATCTTTTTTTGCGCTTTTCCTTGTGTTCTTTATGCAAATTGGTGTTGGTATCTTTACGTTTCAAAAAAGTATAGCAGGAATTGTTGGAAATGATGGATGGATCGCCATTATGTTTTCAGCGGCAAGCGTTTTGGTGGTTATTCGTCTCATTTATTACATCATGGATGATGGAATGACAATTGCAGACATTCATACTCGTTTTTTTGGTAAGTATGTCGGAAAGATAGTCGACGTTTTCTTTATTCTCTATTTTTGTTTGTTCGCTTCTACCATCGTTGTTATTTATGTGGATATGGTCATCATTTGGGTATTTCCTGACATGTATCATGGAATTTTAATTTTTATTATGCTAGCACTAGCTTTGCTGTTCACACGTTCAGGCTTTCGAACCATTATGGGCTTGAGTGTGTTAACCATTTTTATGACAGTCCCGTTATTGCTGTACTCTAATTATCCTCAAGGCCTATTGCAAGTCCATAATCTTACCCCTGTTTGGAATCATTCCATACGTGACGTAATGAGTGCATCAAGAGAGATGACGTTTCAATTTCTAGGATTTGAAGTGTTGTTAGTAGCGTTCCCTTTTATTAAAAATGCAAAGCATTCTGCTAAGTGGGCACAATTGGGTGTTATATTGAGCATGTGTGTTTATTTATTCACGTATATTCTCGTTTACCTTGTATTCACAGAAAATCACTTAGTTAATATCATATGGCCTACGTTATCCGTTTGGAGAATGGAGTATCTAGGTATTTCAATTTGGCTTCTTATCTTGCTGCCAAATATTTGTATGTATTTATGGGCCGCAAGCTATCTTGGGAAACGAACAATCGGTTGGAAGCAAAAGCATTGGCTATTGGTACTTGTCATCCTTGTTTTTACGAGTGCTTTGCTTGGAAGGCGTTTTTTTAGCTTAACTGAGGTGCAGCATGTCATTAATGAATTAGGCTTTTACACCTTGTATTTTTACATCCCCTTTCTCGCGGTTCTAACGTTTATTTTTAAAAAAAGGATGAGACGCCATGCAAAAAAGAAGCATACTTAG
- a CDS encoding Ger(x)C family spore germination protein, which yields MQKRSILSAVFIALLLLSSCTPHMQLNEDIQYLQALAHDLKDNGDVETTGITTIIVPADEKLPESELIKIENPHLAGLFQGLQAETPRLVDTSRTRLHIFSEKFAKEEGLFSTLDSIQRNPTIEQNLKLLISRGNASDLFNAEFPFQSTAQQHILNLIDKNEIEQLPKTSMHEFLYRYYASGTDPFLPIIDHIDNRVKVTGLAFFKEDQYKTEINLEQSSYFRKLFEKTTQGNAYVPLGEDRGIVYRYLKSKPKWQVNVMDDDQINISVEIKIEGTLRQKKEIGIEEFSTSDLEEKSKKHFQEAFQEMITFLQENKLDPIGVTEVVRQHVRGIDSEKWKEEEYPFTTIDVDVQFQINNMGAVK from the coding sequence ATGCAAAAAAGAAGCATACTTAGTGCGGTGTTCATTGCTTTATTACTTTTATCTTCGTGCACACCCCATATGCAACTAAATGAAGATATTCAGTATTTACAAGCACTCGCTCATGATTTGAAAGACAACGGAGATGTGGAAACGACCGGAATTACAACCATCATTGTGCCTGCGGATGAAAAGCTACCTGAGAGTGAATTAATAAAAATAGAAAACCCTCATCTCGCTGGATTGTTTCAAGGTTTACAAGCTGAAACCCCTCGTCTTGTTGATACAAGTCGAACAAGGCTTCATATATTTAGCGAGAAATTTGCAAAAGAAGAAGGGCTATTTAGCACGTTAGATTCAATTCAGCGAAATCCTACCATTGAGCAAAATTTAAAGCTGCTGATTAGTAGAGGCAATGCAAGTGATCTCTTTAATGCTGAGTTTCCATTCCAATCAACGGCTCAACAACACATACTCAATCTTATTGATAAAAATGAAATTGAACAGTTACCTAAAACGAGCATGCATGAGTTTTTATACCGCTATTATGCGTCAGGCACTGATCCTTTTTTGCCTATCATTGACCACATTGACAATCGTGTAAAGGTAACGGGGCTTGCTTTTTTTAAAGAGGATCAGTATAAAACTGAAATAAACTTGGAACAAAGCAGCTATTTTAGAAAATTATTTGAAAAGACCACACAGGGAAATGCGTACGTTCCCCTAGGAGAAGATAGAGGGATTGTGTACCGCTATTTAAAGTCTAAACCAAAGTGGCAAGTGAATGTCATGGATGATGACCAAATAAACATTTCCGTAGAAATAAAGATTGAAGGTACTCTTAGACAAAAAAAAGAAATCGGAATTGAAGAATTTAGTACAAGCGATCTCGAAGAAAAATCTAAAAAGCATTTCCAAGAGGCGTTTCAAGAAATGATCACGTTTTTACAAGAAAACAAGCTCGACCCAATTGGTGTCACAGAAGTTGTAAGGCAACATGTTCGCGGAATAGATAGTGAAAAGTGGAAGGAAGAGGAATACCCTTTCACTACTATCGATGTGGATGTTCAATTCCAAATTAATAATATGGGTGCCGTTAAATAA
- a CDS encoding M20 family metallopeptidase, whose translation MSKQKEMLHMLKELVMMDSGSYDKAGVDKVGSYLINAFKELGFVETMFKQEEYGHHILLKQEKTNKQPSILLMLHMDTVFPMGTSAARPFVVKEDKAYGPGVADMKGSHVTTYFALKTLHETDPAILNQIEVLLTSDEEIGAPSGRSIIEEQAIGKKAVLVMEPARKDGSVVTFRRGGGRYVMRVEGIAAHSGNDPEKGASAVEELAYKIIALHQLSDATAGTHVNVGVIRGGTAVNTVADYAEADIDIRISKMEQARELEAAIQTIANETRIKGTSTSVKGGITRPPMIRSNKTIQLYELVREQARLEGIEVGETSSGGGSDASYTSALGIPTIDGMGPVGSGFHSEEECLQVSSLEERTTLLVNVIQRVLSKEVVFK comes from the coding sequence GTGAGCAAACAAAAAGAGATGCTACATATGTTAAAAGAATTAGTGATGATGGATAGTGGTTCATATGATAAGGCAGGAGTGGACAAGGTTGGTTCCTATTTAATAAATGCCTTTAAAGAACTAGGATTTGTAGAAACCATGTTCAAGCAAGAGGAGTATGGTCACCATATCTTGTTGAAACAAGAGAAAACAAATAAACAACCCTCCATCTTGCTCATGCTCCATATGGATACGGTCTTTCCAATGGGAACTTCGGCTGCTCGCCCTTTTGTGGTGAAAGAGGATAAAGCTTATGGACCGGGTGTAGCAGATATGAAAGGAAGCCATGTCACTACTTACTTTGCGCTTAAAACGCTTCATGAAACCGATCCTGCGATTCTAAACCAAATCGAAGTATTGTTAACAAGCGATGAAGAAATTGGTGCACCATCTGGACGTAGCATCATTGAGGAACAGGCAATCGGGAAGAAGGCTGTTCTTGTTATGGAGCCAGCACGAAAAGACGGATCGGTGGTGACGTTTCGTCGTGGTGGAGGACGATATGTTATGCGTGTTGAAGGGATTGCCGCCCATTCTGGCAATGACCCTGAAAAGGGGGCAAGCGCGGTAGAAGAATTAGCCTACAAAATTATCGCTTTACATCAGCTATCTGATGCTACAGCAGGAACTCATGTGAACGTTGGGGTTATAAGAGGCGGAACAGCGGTTAATACAGTTGCAGATTACGCAGAAGCTGACATAGACATTCGTATTTCAAAAATGGAACAAGCAAGAGAACTTGAAGCAGCTATCCAGACAATTGCGAATGAAACGAGAATCAAAGGCACATCAACGTCTGTTAAAGGAGGGATTACGAGACCGCCAATGATACGATCGAATAAAACGATTCAGCTGTACGAACTTGTGCGAGAACAAGCCCGCTTAGAAGGGATTGAAGTAGGAGAAACGTCTTCAGGTGGAGGATCCGATGCTTCATACACATCAGCACTCGGTATTCCAACAATCGATGGAATGGGTCCAGTGGGTAGTGGCTTTCATAGTGAAGAAGAATGTTTACAAGTCTCTTCATTAGAAGAACGAACAACGCTACTTGTTAACGTCATTCAACGGGTTCTGTCTAAAGAAGTGGTGTTTAAGTAA
- a CDS encoding PhzF family phenazine biosynthesis protein has protein sequence MKQIPFYIVDVFTDQAFSGNQLAVFILDDNLEVSIRQQLAKELHFSETIFLQLTENHIIDAWIHTPEEEIPFGGHPLIGAAFIWHSRYGSTSNKMVFRTKSGLVPVLIDNQTSIYWMTQQTPQFSQVIPPYEAAKVLGLKEVDFHPFWPVQEISTGLPVVVAPVKSVEVLKRTKLNHSAYEALISRIEAKGICVFAMEGDRSDLSVRDFAPYYGIPEDVATGSSNGAILAFIMKHEAVSRLSLVSEQGVFMNRPSTLHLKGEKKVNSFDIHVGGQAVLLASGTWNV, from the coding sequence ATGAAGCAAATTCCCTTTTATATAGTAGATGTGTTTACTGATCAAGCATTTTCAGGCAATCAACTCGCAGTTTTTATTTTGGATGATAATCTTGAAGTCTCTATTCGACAACAGCTGGCAAAAGAACTTCATTTTTCAGAGACGATTTTTCTTCAGTTAACGGAAAATCACATAATTGATGCATGGATTCATACACCTGAAGAAGAGATTCCATTTGGAGGGCACCCTCTAATAGGGGCTGCTTTTATATGGCATTCACGCTACGGGAGTACTTCAAATAAGATGGTGTTCCGAACAAAAAGTGGTCTTGTGCCTGTTTTAATCGATAATCAGACCTCGATTTATTGGATGACTCAGCAAACACCTCAATTCAGCCAAGTCATACCACCTTATGAAGCTGCTAAAGTATTAGGTTTAAAAGAGGTTGATTTTCACCCATTTTGGCCTGTTCAAGAAATTTCTACAGGGCTTCCTGTTGTAGTTGCACCGGTGAAATCTGTAGAAGTCCTGAAGCGAACAAAACTGAACCATTCAGCTTACGAAGCGTTAATTAGCCGCATTGAAGCAAAAGGAATTTGTGTTTTTGCGATGGAAGGGGATCGATCAGATCTTTCTGTTCGAGATTTTGCACCATACTACGGCATTCCAGAAGACGTGGCAACAGGTTCTTCAAATGGTGCCATTTTAGCTTTTATAATGAAACATGAAGCTGTGTCACGTTTGTCGCTTGTATCTGAACAAGGAGTATTCATGAATAGGCCCTCCACCCTTCATTTAAAAGGGGAGAAAAAAGTCAATTCTTTTGACATACATGTTGGTGGACAGGCTGTGCTGCTTGCTTCGGGTACGTGGAATGTATAG
- a CDS encoding GNAT family N-acetyltransferase yields the protein MIKQIYHLTAYKKELSQLLTECVNEGASINFLAPISIEKAEAYWDTVEIKDTLMVFIAMEQGKLVGTVQLACSEKENGRHRAEIAKVMVHPTFRGRGYAMQLLKEVEVAAVAKGITLLVLDTEKGSSANELYKKLGYTFAGTIPQFAKSARSHQLEATNYYYKEIGSV from the coding sequence ATGATCAAACAAATTTACCATTTAACAGCGTATAAAAAAGAGTTGAGTCAGTTGTTAACAGAATGTGTTAACGAAGGAGCCTCTATAAATTTTTTAGCACCAATATCAATAGAAAAAGCAGAAGCTTACTGGGATACGGTTGAGATAAAAGATACGTTAATGGTATTTATAGCGATGGAACAAGGGAAACTGGTTGGTACTGTACAACTTGCTTGTAGTGAAAAAGAGAATGGTCGACACCGTGCAGAAATTGCAAAAGTAATGGTTCATCCAACGTTTCGCGGACGCGGGTACGCAATGCAATTATTGAAGGAAGTAGAGGTAGCGGCAGTTGCTAAAGGAATAACGTTACTTGTACTTGATACGGAGAAGGGATCATCGGCAAATGAACTCTATAAAAAATTGGGCTACACGTTTGCGGGGACGATTCCTCAGTTTGCAAAATCCGCACGATCCCATCAATTAGAAGCAACGAATTACTATTATAAAGAGATTGGTTCTGTATGA
- a CDS encoding sensor histidine kinase has protein sequence MNGWLPICFIVIANGVVVFLDPSLLANAFFWILLGIMIGGVCSEPLWSNGVYLYILLALVTMITFPGEQTWLIVLLLLLLPYFSQIVAKRYNFAFGAILLCSVLLSEGTLSMTTIALFLSFISLYCAVYLNKQIQLNHVNQEQVNTLLYEKRLLKRQLVEEEDTVKQAERTRIARDVHDSVGHQLTALGMQLQMAELQNGIENPYLSEAKQTARQALDEMRKAVRALEMEEIRGVAMILRLIRKLEAESHVHVRLTTEAGALSKGLTNEQSTALYRFVQEGLTNAMRHAYAKQVNVTLSVYADYMYVAILENEAEKKRFHEGFGLTQLRNRFEELDGQFYAHFNEDTFYMKGVFPIDSKTNSAR, from the coding sequence ATGAATGGCTGGCTTCCAATATGCTTTATCGTTATTGCGAATGGCGTAGTCGTTTTTCTTGACCCTTCGCTATTGGCGAATGCTTTTTTTTGGATTCTATTAGGCATAATGATAGGTGGAGTATGTTCTGAGCCATTATGGTCCAATGGCGTCTATCTTTATATTCTTTTAGCACTCGTGACAATGATTACTTTTCCTGGAGAACAAACGTGGTTGATCGTGTTACTACTTTTATTGCTGCCTTACTTTTCACAAATTGTCGCTAAACGCTACAATTTCGCTTTTGGCGCAATCCTTCTCTGTTCGGTTCTGCTAAGTGAAGGTACGTTATCAATGACTACGATAGCGCTTTTCTTATCTTTTATAAGCCTTTACTGTGCGGTTTATCTTAACAAACAAATACAACTGAATCATGTAAATCAGGAACAAGTGAATACACTTTTGTATGAAAAACGTTTACTTAAAAGGCAGCTTGTTGAAGAGGAAGATACCGTTAAACAAGCAGAACGGACAAGGATTGCACGAGACGTCCATGATTCTGTCGGTCATCAACTGACGGCGCTTGGAATGCAGCTGCAGATGGCTGAACTGCAAAATGGGATCGAAAATCCTTATTTAAGTGAGGCAAAACAGACTGCTCGGCAAGCGCTAGATGAAATGCGCAAAGCGGTGCGCGCTCTTGAGATGGAGGAAATTCGCGGTGTGGCCATGATTCTTCGATTGATTCGGAAGCTTGAAGCAGAGAGCCACGTACACGTTCGCTTAACGACCGAGGCAGGGGCTCTATCAAAAGGGTTAACAAATGAGCAAAGCACGGCTCTTTACCGATTTGTACAAGAAGGATTAACCAATGCAATGCGCCATGCTTATGCAAAACAAGTAAATGTAACGTTATCAGTCTATGCAGACTATATGTACGTAGCCATTTTAGAAAACGAAGCTGAAAAGAAAAGGTTTCATGAAGGATTCGGGCTCACTCAACTTCGAAATCGATTTGAAGAATTAGATGGGCAATTTTATGCACATTTTAATGAAGACACTTTTTACATGAAAGGGGTGTTTCCTATTGATTCAAAAACAAATTCTGCTCGCTGA
- a CDS encoding response regulator: MIQKQILLAEDQLIVRQGLKMMLEFDGMYKTLEANNGLEAVQLTMTHHVDLILMDVRMPMMNGIEAVKEIRNTNKEVRIVMLTTFADEEYALESLKLGANGYILKDADRENLLMSIEKALKGEFILDGQVAAKVIPTLLERKQSSRTEIPFLSEREIEITRMVGEGLSNAEISEALFLTIGTVKNYVSQLFTKLDVRDRTQLAIYAVKHNI; the protein is encoded by the coding sequence TTGATTCAAAAACAAATTCTGCTCGCTGAAGACCAGCTCATTGTTAGACAAGGATTAAAAATGATGCTCGAATTTGATGGTATGTATAAAACGTTGGAAGCAAATAATGGGTTAGAAGCGGTTCAACTAACTATGACCCATCATGTTGATTTAATACTAATGGACGTCCGTATGCCGATGATGAATGGAATTGAAGCAGTAAAAGAAATTCGTAATACAAACAAGGAAGTAAGAATTGTCATGCTCACAACCTTTGCTGATGAAGAATATGCACTTGAATCATTGAAGTTAGGAGCGAACGGATACATATTAAAAGATGCAGATCGAGAAAACCTTCTCATGTCAATTGAAAAAGCGTTAAAGGGTGAGTTTATTCTCGACGGACAAGTAGCGGCGAAAGTTATTCCGACTTTGCTTGAACGGAAGCAATCAAGTCGTACAGAGATTCCTTTTTTAAGTGAACGAGAAATAGAAATTACTAGAATGGTAGGAGAAGGGCTAAGCAACGCCGAGATTTCCGAAGCTTTATTTTTAACGATTGGGACTGTCAAAAATTACGTTAGTCAACTATTCACGAAACTAGATGTCCGGGACCGTACACAGCTTGCGATCTATGCAGTTAAACACAACATATGA